A DNA window from Rhodococcus sp. Z13 contains the following coding sequences:
- a CDS encoding allantoate amidohydrolase, with amino-acid sequence MTAFDSLWASILDVGKHPTTGGYRRFAWSDADLTLREWFRGCAAERGMDVEEDRNGNLWAWWLPDGWTGDPTGAFVTGSHLDSVPDGGAFDGPLGVVSAFAAVDIVRDRGVVPTVPIAITAFSDEEGARFGVACVGSQLTTGALAPQRALGLRDRDGITLAEAMTRAGRLPEHVGADPTLVDRVGVYVELHVEQGRALDLIDAPVAVASSIWPHGRWQFTFTGEANHAGATRLVDRHDPMLAYASSVHSARSCAAAAGAVATFGKIEVLPNGANAIPSEIKAWLDARAADEKTLTELVAEIEAEARRHCEPDGIGLDVFAESVTPIVEFPAGPRERLRRTLSHLGDIPILPTQAGHDAGILSEKVPTAMLFVRNPTGVSHSPHEFAEPDDCNVGAQALADIMVDWTTGA; translated from the coding sequence ATGACCGCCTTCGACTCGCTCTGGGCCTCGATCCTGGACGTCGGGAAGCATCCGACGACCGGAGGCTATCGCCGATTCGCTTGGAGCGACGCAGATCTCACCCTTCGGGAGTGGTTCCGCGGCTGCGCCGCCGAACGCGGCATGGACGTCGAGGAGGACCGGAACGGCAACCTGTGGGCCTGGTGGCTGCCCGACGGCTGGACGGGCGACCCGACCGGCGCCTTCGTCACCGGCTCGCACCTCGACTCGGTCCCCGACGGTGGTGCCTTCGACGGCCCGCTCGGGGTGGTGTCGGCGTTCGCCGCGGTGGACATCGTCCGCGACCGCGGCGTCGTCCCCACCGTCCCGATCGCGATCACCGCGTTCTCCGACGAAGAGGGCGCCCGCTTCGGTGTCGCCTGCGTCGGCAGCCAGCTCACCACCGGGGCACTCGCCCCGCAGCGCGCGCTCGGTCTGCGCGACCGTGACGGGATCACGCTCGCCGAGGCCATGACCCGCGCCGGCCGCCTGCCCGAGCACGTCGGTGCCGACCCGACCCTCGTGGACCGGGTCGGGGTGTACGTCGAACTGCACGTCGAACAGGGCCGGGCCCTCGATCTGATCGACGCCCCGGTGGCGGTGGCGTCGTCGATCTGGCCGCACGGCCGCTGGCAGTTCACCTTCACCGGTGAGGCCAACCATGCCGGCGCGACCCGCCTGGTGGACCGGCACGACCCGATGCTGGCGTACGCATCCTCGGTGCACAGCGCCCGGTCGTGCGCCGCAGCGGCGGGTGCGGTGGCGACCTTCGGCAAGATCGAGGTACTTCCCAACGGCGCCAACGCGATTCCGTCGGAAATCAAGGCCTGGCTCGACGCGCGTGCAGCAGACGAGAAGACCCTGACCGAGCTGGTCGCCGAGATCGAGGCCGAGGCGCGGCGCCACTGCGAACCCGACGGCATCGGACTCGACGTCTTCGCCGAGTCCGTCACGCCGATCGTGGAGTTCCCCGCCGGTCCGCGGGAACGGTTGCGGCGCACCCTGTCCCATCTAGGGGACATCCCGATCCTTCCCACCCAGGCCGGCCACGACGCCGGAATCCTGTCCGAGAAGGTGCCCACCGCAATGCTGTTCGTGCGCAACCCCACCGGGGTGTCGCACTCTCCGCACGAGTTCGCCGAGCCCGACGACTGCAACGTCGGCGCGCAGGCGCTGGCGGACATCATGGTGGACTGGACGACAGGCGCATAG
- a CDS encoding WhiB family transcriptional regulator, whose amino-acid sequence MSPTALLDAFRDRQAQPLCRSRDVDFFDDAPEAIARAKAVCASCPVREPCRDQAALAGEMHGVWGGLTPTELVRHRWLARARSAGHDRARHSRIPRGHST is encoded by the coding sequence ATGTCCCCCACCGCCCTGCTCGACGCGTTCCGGGACCGGCAGGCACAGCCGCTGTGCCGTTCCCGGGACGTCGACTTCTTCGACGACGCTCCCGAGGCGATCGCCCGCGCCAAGGCCGTCTGCGCATCCTGCCCCGTCCGCGAACCCTGCCGCGACCAGGCGGCTCTCGCCGGGGAGATGCACGGGGTGTGGGGCGGGCTGACCCCGACGGAACTGGTCCGTCACCGGTGGCTCGCCCGCGCCCGCTCCGCCGGGCACGACCGGGCCCGCCACAGCCGAATTCCGAGAGGACACAGCACATGA